The Alnus glutinosa chromosome 1, dhAlnGlut1.1, whole genome shotgun sequence region TCATAACACTCATCCTCCTCCATGCCTCCACCGCCGCATTCCACCACACTCGCCTTCTTCGTTCTGATACTGTACCCGCTGTTTACAGCTTCAGCAGCAGCCGTTCAGAGATGCTCTTCAGAGCCAGAGACCTTCAGATCTCCATGCCCACCGTTCACTTCTACGCCTTCCTTCCCCTTCTCATCCTCACCCGGCTGCGGCCACCCTTCCTTTCAAATCAAATGCTCTACTCCGCACTCTATCATCTCCATCAACgacctctctttctctctcgtcCGCTTCGACCCCAACTCCTCCACTCTCACCCTCTCCCCGCATCCGTTTAACACAACCGCAACAACTGGCAACTGTTCCTCCCCTCAATTCGCCTCCATTCCTAGTCGATCTATCAACCTCTCAGGCTCAGCGTTCCGAGTCTCCGACGCTTCTTGTTCTCGCCTCTCTATTCTCCGACCCTGTTCCCCGCCGACTCTCCCAAACTGCAGCCATTGCGCTTGGGAATGCAAGCTCATCAAGAACCCAGTTCAGCTGCTCCATGGCTGTGGTGGCTCCACGCAGCATAACATCTCAGAGCAGGGCTGCCAACGCGACGTTTTGGGGTTCCTCGACAACTTTCTGATCAGTTTCGGTTTTCAAGTTGAGTGGGACGAAGCTCAAGACGCTTACTTTTCGAGCTGCAAAGCTTGCAAGGCTAAGAATGGAGTCTGTGGCTTCAATTCCTCCGACCCAAAAAAGCAATTCATATGCTTTCACTCCCAGACCCGCTACTTCCCTCCATGGATTCATTTAGGCAGCCCAAAACGACTTGGCATTTTGTGCTTAGCATTGGCGTTGACGTGTTTTCTCCTGGTTGCTGCAGTGATTCTCCGGTCTAGGCAGTTGAAACCGTCAGCTATAGAGGAAGACCCAAACACTCTTTTCCTCCACCGCCATCGCTCGGCTAGTCTCCTCCCACCAGTCTTCACCTACGAAGAGCTCGAGTTGTCCACCAACCGATTTGATCAGAAGCGCAAAATTGGCGATGGTGGGTTCGGGTCAGTGTACCTGGGTCAGCTCTACGACGGCCGAATCGTCGCCATCAAGtacctccacaagcaccaccgCCACGCTGCCGCCGGCGGAGCCTTCTCCACCAAGTCCTTTTGCAACGAAATCTTGATCCTGTCCTCCATTGATCACCCAAATCTCGTGAAGCTCCACGGCTACTGCAGCGACCCGAGAGGGCTTCTTTTGGTTTACGACTACGTCCCTAATGGTACACTCGCGGACCACCTTCACGGCCCAAAGAGCTTGCACGGGAAAGGGTCTTTGACTTGGCAAGTGAGACTCGACATAGCTCTCCAAACCGCGATGGCTATGGAGTACTTGCACTTCTCTGTTGTCCCGCCGATAGTTCACAGAGACATCACTTCGTCCAATATTttcgtggaaaaagatatgagAATCAAAGTCGGGGACTTTGGGTTGTCCCGGCTGCTCGTTTTCTCCGAAACGTCGTCGTCTAACTCTTCTTCATCTGGGTGTGTCTGGACCGGGCCTCAGGGCACACCCGGGTACTTGGACCCGGACTATCACCGGTCGTTCCGGTTGACGGAGAAGAGCGACGTGTACAGCTTGGGGGTGGTGTTGTTGGAGCTGATAACTGGGTCGAAGGCAGTGGATCAGAGTCGGGACAAGAGAGAGATGGCCCTGGCTGATCTGGTGGTTTCCAAGATCCACATGGGCCTGCTCCACCAGGTGCTCGACCCGGTCCTGGCGCTCGATGCAGAGGCCATGGACGGCGTTCTTGCGGTGGCCGAGATGGCGTTTCGGTGCGTGGCGGCCGACAAGGACGACCGTCCCGATGCCAGGGAGGTAGTCGAGGATCTCAAGGGGATTCGGAGCCGTACACGTGGGGTCATCCGAGCGTCGAACTCGAATGCCGGTGATGACGTGTCAAAGGCTTGAGGGTTGATTTGATATGATGTGACAGTGGGCGACGTGGGGTTCAGTTGCACATGTGTGGGTTTGACTGCATAGGATTACTTTTGTCAGaggcctttcttttcttttatggaaggtttgtttgtttgtttgtatttttttttttttttcttcaaaaaaaagaatgtgAATAGATGTGTCGGCTTCTCAGTCTCTCCTCTAACTTCTCCTCTTTTGCTTTACCTCTAATCTCCACAgcttctattttcattttcaatttcgTCGTGAAGAAAAAAACgtgaatagagagagagagagcttcctAGTAGTTGCTCATCAGAACTACTTTATTGACTTTAACCTATGGTTCAGTCATGTGCAAAATGTGTGTCGGTTATAGTTACATTTGTTCTTAGTATTAACATAAGCTTTTTGACTTCAAGGATGTTAAACATCAGTGAACTATTTATAACCCTTCTAGAAGAATAGACGTGTTCATCTCCCAACCAACGTTTTTTTGATTATGATCAACATTTAAGCAACTCGAATAGCTTATTAAGgtaaaaaagaagatgaatagGGGAGATCACTTTGTAGGGCACTTGACTTTCCTTTCTCCTCTTTTCTACACAAGCAGCTAAAAAAAGGGTTGGAGGAAAATGAAACGAGTTTAGAGTGTGCTTACAATACGTAATTATTCAGGTCACACTTGCGTAAAGCATGGAGCAAAGTGTACCCTTTGCCGCCATATTTACATAGAAGAAAACACAATGAGTACCACTGATAATAGCTTGCAAGGCATCACAGGATATCTTGGAAATGCTAAAACCCTGATTGTGACTTGTGAccataccatgctatttgaaaTATGCAGTCTCCAAAGCCCTGGCCTTCTCCCCTGCAGTTGCAGCAGCTTCTTTTCTTCCTGTAAGGTTATAGCCTCTCTCCTGAAGCAAAGATGGGAAAATTTATACAAACTCATGCCAATGGCAAAACTTCTTAAAGCTCTGATTAAAGGCGGAGCTATACCAGAAGGCGCCACAAGAAAGGAACTCCTTCCCGCTTCTTGATCCGCTTCTCGATTACGTCAATTGCTAGAATGATAAAAATATTAGTTATGTCTAtgacaaaaccaaaaccaaaaccacagTGAAGTTTAATGGCTAGAAAGCAACTGATGTCTTACCCTTCACAGCTTGTCCAGTATTCAGCAACATACTGTACCAGACTTCGTTGAATACATCAAGTTGTTCATCAGACGCCCCGATCATCTAATGTAAAGGGTAcaattcatatttaaaaaaaatccaatatgtgaagaaaagaaaaaaggaaaaaaaaaaaaaaaacagggatTTTGGAGCACACTCCGACAGAGATTAGTACTAGATGATCATACCTTGCACTTACTGGCATCAAACTCTGGACCAAGCAATTCCAATGCCTTTTTGTCATTTCCACTACCGTACTCATACAGGGCTTCCGCAAGCTGAGAAACAGCAAATATGAAACGcgattaaaatttaaatacaagttcCAATTCAGAAATATTATAGAGAAGTGCACATAATAGAATATGATAGTCATTTATATGGCAACGGAAGCAGCCATCAGAACAAACCAGCATTCCTCTCTGCATCAGTTGTTGCTTCTTCTTGTTCATCACAGAAAATCTACAAGATAACAGAATTTCAATAAACTCATTGCTGGATTGCATTTAAAAAGATGTTCATGAGAGGGGAGAAGATCCTTCGAACCTGGATTTCAAGCCTTTTAGTAAATCTTCAGCTTTAGACAGGTCTCCAGTGCTAGCCAAGGCCCATAC contains the following coding sequences:
- the LOC133867611 gene encoding LEAF RUST 10 DISEASE-RESISTANCE LOCUS RECEPTOR-LIKE PROTEIN KINASE-like 1.5, yielding MPPPPHSTTLAFFVLILYPLFTASAAAVQRCSSEPETFRSPCPPFTSTPSFPFSSSPGCGHPSFQIKCSTPHSIISINDLSFSLVRFDPNSSTLTLSPHPFNTTATTGNCSSPQFASIPSRSINLSGSAFRVSDASCSRLSILRPCSPPTLPNCSHCAWECKLIKNPVQLLHGCGGSTQHNISEQGCQRDVLGFLDNFLISFGFQVEWDEAQDAYFSSCKACKAKNGVCGFNSSDPKKQFICFHSQTRYFPPWIHLGSPKRLGILCLALALTCFLLVAAVILRSRQLKPSAIEEDPNTLFLHRHRSASLLPPVFTYEELELSTNRFDQKRKIGDGGFGSVYLGQLYDGRIVAIKYLHKHHRHAAAGGAFSTKSFCNEILILSSIDHPNLVKLHGYCSDPRGLLLVYDYVPNGTLADHLHGPKSLHGKGSLTWQVRLDIALQTAMAMEYLHFSVVPPIVHRDITSSNIFVEKDMRIKVGDFGLSRLLVFSETSSSNSSSSGCVWTGPQGTPGYLDPDYHRSFRLTEKSDVYSLGVVLLELITGSKAVDQSRDKREMALADLVVSKIHMGLLHQVLDPVLALDAEAMDGVLAVAEMAFRCVAADKDDRPDAREVVEDLKGIRSRTRGVIRASNSNAGDDVSKA